The following are encoded in a window of Maridesulfovibrio ferrireducens genomic DNA:
- a CDS encoding AtpZ/AtpI family protein codes for MLFFKGNKEALDLLGNAATIGTHLVCSTFVGMAIGWYLDKWLGTKPWFLLIFLLFGIGAGFKNVFDEVQKIQRKDQGKGPGSNNES; via the coding sequence ATATTGTTTTTTAAAGGAAACAAAGAGGCTCTGGATCTCCTCGGCAATGCCGCGACAATCGGAACTCATCTTGTCTGTTCTACTTTTGTTGGGATGGCTATCGGGTGGTATCTCGATAAATGGTTGGGCACAAAGCCTTGGTTTCTACTTATTTTCTTGTTATTTGGAATTGGAGCTGGATTCAAAAACGTTTTTGATGAAGTGCAAAAAATCCAACGAAAGGATCAGGGGAAAGGTCCAGGAAGTAACAATGAAAGTTAA
- a CDS encoding HIT family protein produces the protein MNNQDCIFCKIVAGDIPCFKIYETENILSFLDIGPVNKGHALVIPKGHYKNLWDIPADLGKELMTAAQVAGDAIVKATGADGLNLLMNNNDAAGQLVFHAHFHLIPRFKDDGLKLWDQGEYNDMDEAMALAQKIEKMIK, from the coding sequence ATGAACAATCAAGACTGTATTTTTTGTAAGATCGTTGCTGGAGATATTCCTTGTTTTAAAATTTATGAAACAGAAAATATTCTCAGCTTCTTAGATATCGGGCCTGTTAACAAAGGACATGCGTTGGTAATTCCTAAAGGGCATTATAAAAATCTTTGGGATATTCCTGCTGACCTTGGAAAAGAGCTTATGACAGCTGCGCAGGTAGCTGGTGATGCTATTGTTAAAGCCACCGGAGCTGATGGGCTGAATTTGCTTATGAACAACAATGATGCCGCAGGGCAGCTTGTTTTCCATGCGCATTTCCATCTTATTCCCCGTTTTAAGGACGATGGATTAAAACTTTGGGATCAAGGTGAATATAATGATATGGATGAAGCAATGGCCCTTGCCCAAAAGATAGAAAAGATGATAAAGTGA
- a CDS encoding FAD-dependent oxidoreductase — MSALTAEDKYRNFIPDESRKYLEKLFSEFDKDVIIEVYTQKGPHDEYNEFTLNLCRALAILTDKIEISEYSLDSDMARKRGVDTTPTVLISPESYDIRFLGAPAGEEGRALVEALNLASRGTAVISDSTKEIMSKLESERQIKIFSSPTCPYCPGQAINAFKAAVVSPDKVSAWCISTLENSDLAEKYKVGSVPHTDFNNEISFIGLEAEEKFMTQLLFLKPLDDILKNQREIKKETGQKKNETDIDLVIIGSGPAGMSAGIYAKRSGLSCVILDKHGIGGQIALTPKVENYPGFSNIQGIDLVEILSTHAREYTEIKQFVEVLDLQYGERIKVVTDETTYHAKGILLATGVKVRMLDVPGEDKFYGHGVSYCATCDGNFYRGGKVLVIGGGNTAMTDALHLKKLGVETTIVHRGDSFRGEKVLQDAVAREEIEILWNCVVSEVLGEDQVVGARLKNTKDGSEFDRETDGLFVAIGQTPNTVLAEKIGVKLCDDGFIEVDTSQRTNIERVYAAGDVTGGVRQIITATGQGAAAALTAFEDFNRFYADENKIPKNIW; from the coding sequence ATGAGCGCATTAACTGCTGAAGATAAATATCGTAATTTTATTCCCGATGAGAGCCGTAAATATTTAGAAAAATTATTTTCCGAATTTGATAAAGATGTAATCATTGAAGTCTACACTCAAAAAGGCCCTCATGACGAATACAATGAATTTACACTGAATCTTTGCCGCGCCCTCGCTATTCTTACGGATAAGATCGAGATCTCCGAATATTCCCTCGACTCTGACATGGCTCGCAAACGCGGAGTAGACACAACCCCCACAGTCCTTATATCCCCTGAATCATATGACATCCGCTTTTTAGGTGCTCCGGCGGGCGAAGAAGGTAGAGCTCTTGTTGAAGCTCTGAACCTTGCTTCGCGAGGAACAGCTGTCATTTCAGACAGTACAAAAGAAATTATGTCAAAGCTTGAATCTGAAAGACAAATTAAAATATTTTCCAGCCCGACCTGCCCCTACTGCCCCGGACAGGCTATAAACGCATTCAAAGCAGCTGTCGTCAGCCCTGATAAGGTTTCAGCATGGTGCATATCCACCTTGGAAAATTCAGATTTAGCTGAAAAATATAAAGTAGGCTCGGTGCCTCACACAGATTTCAACAACGAGATTTCATTTATCGGCCTTGAAGCCGAAGAAAAATTCATGACACAACTGCTCTTTCTCAAGCCCCTGGATGATATACTTAAAAATCAGCGCGAGATAAAAAAAGAGACAGGACAGAAAAAGAACGAAACGGACATTGATCTGGTAATTATAGGCTCCGGCCCTGCTGGAATGAGCGCAGGAATATACGCTAAAAGAAGCGGGCTGAGTTGCGTCATCCTCGATAAGCATGGAATAGGAGGACAAATCGCCCTCACTCCTAAAGTTGAAAATTATCCAGGCTTTTCGAATATTCAGGGAATTGATCTTGTTGAAATACTCAGCACGCATGCCCGGGAATATACAGAAATCAAACAATTTGTTGAAGTTCTTGACCTTCAATACGGAGAACGTATTAAAGTTGTAACCGACGAGACAACTTATCACGCCAAAGGCATATTGCTGGCGACAGGTGTAAAAGTGCGCATGCTCGACGTTCCCGGCGAAGACAAATTCTACGGACATGGCGTCAGTTATTGTGCCACCTGTGATGGAAATTTCTATCGCGGCGGAAAAGTTCTTGTTATCGGCGGAGGGAATACAGCCATGACTGATGCTCTCCACTTAAAAAAACTTGGTGTCGAAACAACGATAGTTCACCGCGGAGACTCTTTCAGAGGCGAAAAAGTATTGCAGGACGCAGTAGCACGCGAGGAAATTGAAATTTTATGGAATTGTGTTGTTTCTGAGGTGCTGGGAGAAGATCAAGTTGTTGGTGCACGCCTTAAAAACACTAAAGACGGCTCTGAATTTGATAGAGAAACGGACGGTCTTTTCGTTGCTATAGGGCAAACACCGAACACTGTTCTTGCCGAAAAAATTGGTGTTAAGTTATGTGATGACGGATTCATAGAAGTAGACACTTCACAACGGACCAACATTGAAAGAGTCTACGCAGCCGGAGATGTTACCGGCGGAGTCCGTCAGATTATCACTGCCACAGGACAGGGAGCGGCGGCAGCGCTGACAGCATTTGAAGATTTCAACCGCTTCTATGCTGATGAGAATAAAATCCCAAAAAATATCTGGTAA
- a CDS encoding ATP synthase subunit I, protein MKVNQKLETFLHRRGFTHPDVRSLVRNQLYLTAGTCLFAAVAFGFAPWALALAAGTVLTTFNFWSLAKFGQHLAYMRKGAVVSLLIRFYGRMLLSGLVIYGLIVWGQCSITALLAGLSSVVVNAIFWGVAGFRQKAKEA, encoded by the coding sequence ATGAAAGTTAATCAAAAACTAGAAACATTTCTCCACAGGCGAGGCTTTACTCATCCGGACGTACGCAGTTTGGTACGCAATCAGTTGTATCTCACTGCCGGAACATGTCTTTTTGCTGCTGTAGCCTTCGGGTTTGCCCCTTGGGCATTGGCTTTGGCAGCCGGAACTGTTCTGACCACGTTCAATTTCTGGTCGCTGGCTAAATTTGGTCAGCATCTGGCGTATATGCGCAAGGGGGCGGTTGTTTCCTTGCTGATTCGTTTCTACGGTCGGATGTTATTATCCGGACTGGTCATATACGGGCTTATAGTCTGGGGGCAGTGTTCAATAACTGCACTTTTGGCCGGGCTCAGTTCCGTAGTTGTGAATGCAATATTTTGGGGCGTTGCCGGATTTCGGCAAAAAGCGAAGGAGGCATAA
- a CDS encoding integration host factor subunit alpha, producing the protein MANGNTLTKASVVDYIYEKTDRNRAEIKDLVESILDIMKQAIKSDHAMLVSGFGKFEAYDKNARKGRNPQTNESITLPARKVVVFRLSRKFRSELN; encoded by the coding sequence ATGGCGAACGGAAATACTCTTACAAAAGCCAGTGTCGTTGATTACATCTATGAGAAAACCGATCGGAATAGAGCGGAAATCAAAGATCTGGTTGAAAGCATCCTTGACATCATGAAGCAGGCGATCAAAAGCGATCATGCAATGCTTGTCAGCGGTTTCGGTAAATTTGAAGCTTATGATAAGAATGCAAGGAAGGGGCGTAATCCCCAGACAAATGAGTCAATAACATTGCCTGCGCGCAAAGTTGTTGTCTTTAGACTTTCCCGCAAATTCAGATCAGAGCTTAACTAA
- a CDS encoding Lon protease family protein: protein MTAKQLSHSKLRSKLDPEKIQFADSSEIPTSTGAYDPFQPRALQAFRMALAISGSCHNVYLSGESNLGRSYFVREYFELRAAKQPVPPDQLYLYNFADQDKPIAVSLPTGRGKKFKTALSDAVSHIKEKLPAWFEREPHLKAHERISRTFQDERDDLFSDMEELAKKNGFSLEVDDQDGLTLIPLIEGRILSDEEFERLDPELRKTLRKSADDLLAEVTTILRQISKTEEGFRKDERKLHQDSAKELLKDIMNPLHKDFNQYEKIKSYLKEVEDELLDNIDLFMAKDAQPVALPTGLHLPESSPTDDLFSRFEVNLLVDNSMTKGAPVVMADHPTAFNLLGSIDRESEMGALYTDFTLIRAGAIHKANHGYLIMYAEDILTTPSSWEGLLRALRTGKAKIEDPGDGDHIRTKTLEPEPIPLELTVILIGSEETYELLLYNDERFGKYFKLKAHMQLTAERNAANIRRFVEVLGKVIQDTKLIPFNKEALAGVVDYSSRLAEDQKRLSLRIPVMKEMMVEASALTRLDGKTIVDRASLNEAIEMRDYRSNLYEDEFMTEYDREVIKVATSGEGVGRVNGLSVTMFGDYEFGLPHQISCTVGVGHGGILDLEREARMGGPIHTKGMMIIKSYLVGLFAQDKPIVLTGSLCFEQSYAGIEGDSASGAELASLLSALSGVPIKFKYAFTGAVSQTGSIMAVGGVNRKIEGFYEVCRRRGLNGEQGVLIPADNVVNLMLRHEVVEAIEQGKFHIYPIKTIEDALSILTGVKIGKISRGKKFPLGSLYRKADDRLAQLAEIARRSECKTI from the coding sequence ATGACTGCAAAACAGCTATCCCATTCAAAGCTCAGATCGAAACTCGATCCGGAAAAAATCCAGTTTGCCGACAGCTCCGAAATACCCACTTCAACTGGAGCTTACGACCCTTTTCAACCGAGAGCTCTACAAGCTTTCCGAATGGCTCTTGCCATATCCGGCAGTTGTCATAACGTTTATCTCTCAGGTGAATCGAATCTCGGCAGAAGTTATTTTGTCCGTGAATATTTTGAACTTAGAGCCGCTAAGCAACCTGTTCCGCCGGATCAGCTTTATTTATATAATTTTGCGGATCAGGATAAGCCTATAGCCGTATCTCTTCCGACAGGCCGTGGCAAAAAATTTAAAACAGCTCTGTCTGATGCCGTTTCCCACATCAAGGAAAAACTTCCGGCATGGTTTGAGCGCGAACCTCATCTAAAGGCGCACGAGCGGATTTCGCGTACTTTTCAGGATGAACGTGACGACCTGTTCTCTGACATGGAAGAACTCGCCAAAAAAAATGGGTTCAGCCTTGAAGTTGATGATCAAGACGGATTAACGCTAATTCCTCTCATTGAAGGCCGAATTTTATCCGATGAGGAATTCGAACGCCTTGATCCCGAACTGAGAAAAACACTTCGCAAATCAGCAGATGATCTGCTCGCAGAAGTGACTACCATCCTCCGCCAGATCAGCAAGACAGAGGAAGGGTTCCGAAAAGATGAACGTAAACTTCATCAGGACTCAGCAAAAGAACTGTTAAAAGATATTATGAATCCCCTGCATAAAGACTTTAATCAATACGAAAAAATAAAAAGCTACCTGAAAGAAGTTGAAGACGAACTGCTCGACAATATAGACCTTTTCATGGCTAAAGATGCTCAGCCTGTCGCCCTGCCCACAGGACTGCACCTTCCGGAGTCTTCACCTACGGACGATCTTTTTTCCCGTTTCGAGGTCAACCTTTTGGTTGATAACAGTATGACTAAAGGTGCTCCGGTCGTGATGGCTGACCATCCTACCGCCTTTAATCTTCTCGGCAGCATTGACCGCGAATCCGAAATGGGCGCCCTTTATACGGACTTCACTCTTATCCGTGCAGGTGCAATTCATAAAGCGAACCACGGCTATCTGATCATGTACGCCGAAGATATTCTGACAACGCCTTCATCATGGGAAGGATTGCTTAGAGCTTTACGAACCGGAAAGGCTAAAATTGAAGATCCGGGTGACGGAGATCATATCAGAACCAAGACACTTGAGCCGGAACCGATCCCGCTTGAGCTTACCGTCATTTTAATCGGTTCAGAAGAAACGTATGAACTTCTGCTCTATAACGATGAAAGATTCGGTAAATATTTTAAACTGAAAGCTCACATGCAGCTTACTGCGGAAAGAAACGCAGCTAATATTCGCCGTTTTGTGGAAGTATTAGGAAAAGTTATTCAGGATACTAAGCTTATTCCATTCAACAAAGAAGCTCTTGCAGGCGTTGTGGATTACTCAAGCAGGCTTGCAGAAGATCAGAAAAGACTATCGCTTCGTATCCCGGTCATGAAAGAAATGATGGTCGAAGCTTCCGCTTTAACCAGACTTGACGGAAAAACGATTGTTGACCGGGCTTCTCTCAATGAAGCTATCGAAATGCGCGATTACCGTTCCAATCTTTATGAAGATGAGTTCATGACCGAATATGACCGTGAAGTTATCAAAGTCGCGACTTCCGGTGAAGGTGTCGGAAGAGTCAACGGATTATCTGTAACCATGTTCGGAGACTATGAGTTCGGCCTGCCGCATCAGATTTCGTGCACAGTCGGCGTAGGTCATGGCGGAATTCTTGACCTTGAACGTGAAGCCCGCATGGGTGGTCCCATTCATACTAAAGGAATGATGATCATCAAAAGTTATCTTGTCGGACTTTTTGCACAGGATAAGCCTATTGTTCTGACCGGAAGTCTTTGTTTCGAACAGAGCTATGCCGGAATCGAGGGAGATTCCGCGTCCGGTGCCGAATTGGCAAGCCTGCTGTCTGCTCTTTCAGGAGTTCCGATCAAATTCAAATATGCTTTCACCGGAGCAGTCAGTCAGACAGGCTCTATCATGGCTGTCGGCGGAGTTAACCGGAAGATTGAAGGATTTTATGAAGTTTGCCGCCGCAGAGGTTTAAACGGGGAACAGGGCGTTTTGATTCCAGCTGATAACGTAGTAAACTTGATGCTCAGGCACGAAGTCGTTGAGGCTATCGAGCAAGGCAAATTCCATATTTATCCGATAAAAACCATAGAAGATGCTTTGTCTATTCTAACCGGCGTAAAAATTGGAAAAATAAGCCGCGGCAAGAAATTTCCTTTAGGATCTCTCTACCGCAAAGCCGATGACAGACTTGCGCAACTCGCTGAAATTGCGCGCAGGTCGGAATGCAAAACAATATAA
- a CDS encoding LysM peptidoglycan-binding domain-containing protein encodes MKKLIWLAVVLSLMFVMGCAKKQVVQEEVVVVEETEVIVVEEAVVPPTPMEIYEAEYRNLPTSHVVEKGECLWWIAEYQQIYNDPFMWPLIYKANRDQIKNPDLIYAGQSLEVPRVGYSLDEVKDARKAAGASWKTLEPQQDAVVPGEMKAALGYL; translated from the coding sequence ATGAAAAAACTTATCTGGCTCGCAGTTGTTCTCAGCCTGATGTTCGTAATGGGCTGTGCTAAAAAGCAAGTTGTCCAGGAAGAAGTTGTGGTTGTTGAAGAAACTGAAGTTATAGTTGTTGAGGAAGCAGTTGTTCCCCCAACACCTATGGAAATTTATGAAGCTGAGTACAGAAACCTTCCTACTTCTCATGTTGTAGAAAAAGGTGAATGTCTCTGGTGGATTGCTGAATACCAGCAGATTTACAATGATCCTTTCATGTGGCCCCTTATTTATAAGGCAAACAGAGATCAGATCAAAAACCCTGACCTGATTTATGCAGGACAGAGCCTTGAAGTTCCCCGCGTAGGTTACAGCCTTGACGAAGTTAAGGATGCCCGTAAAGCAGCTGGTGCTTCATGGAAGACCCTGGAACCTCAGCAGGATGCAGTTGTTCCCGGTGAAATGAAAGCAGCTCTCGGCTATCTGTAG
- a CDS encoding alpha/beta fold hydrolase: MQRYFNLFVLFILLSSMAACGPKNNINTAPDISSLPYSTVQVADAQLAYRVYGKGEPLLMIMGFAGTMDLWDLDLIRELAKNHKVILFDNRGMGGSSLGTESISITRMADDSAGLLDALGYEKSHVLGWSMGGLIAQELALNHPEKVEKLILMGAACESEPVAKITKELMKMDTKELLSHFFPKAWLDKHPDAISKLPSSKNPPNIEIIKAQGEALINWSGTCDRLESLHKDTLIISGMQDDILPETLSFELAEKIQGAWLVRFKNAAHWLMYQAPVSLARTISTFLIVREDMLAQ; the protein is encoded by the coding sequence ATGCAGCGCTATTTTAACTTATTTGTTTTATTTATTTTGTTATCCAGCATGGCTGCTTGCGGACCTAAAAATAATATTAATACCGCGCCGGATATTAGCTCGCTTCCGTATTCAACGGTGCAGGTTGCAGACGCACAATTAGCTTACCGGGTGTACGGAAAAGGCGAACCGCTGCTTATGATCATGGGTTTTGCCGGAACTATGGATTTATGGGATCTGGATTTAATCCGTGAACTTGCTAAAAATCATAAGGTGATCTTGTTTGATAATCGGGGCATGGGTGGGTCATCACTAGGTACGGAATCTATTTCAATAACCCGCATGGCGGATGACAGCGCGGGGTTGCTGGATGCACTGGGTTATGAAAAATCACATGTTCTGGGCTGGTCTATGGGCGGATTAATCGCTCAGGAACTAGCTTTGAATCATCCTGAAAAGGTTGAAAAATTGATATTGATGGGAGCAGCCTGCGAGAGTGAGCCTGTAGCAAAAATTACAAAAGAATTGATGAAAATGGATACAAAAGAACTGCTTTCCCATTTTTTTCCTAAGGCATGGCTGGATAAGCATCCTGATGCGATCTCAAAGTTGCCCTCTTCCAAAAATCCTCCGAATATTGAGATTATAAAGGCGCAAGGTGAGGCTTTGATTAATTGGTCTGGAACCTGTGACAGGCTTGAATCACTACATAAAGATACATTGATTATTTCAGGTATGCAGGACGATATTCTTCCTGAAACTCTGAGCTTTGAGCTGGCAGAGAAGATTCAAGGAGCATGGCTGGTCCGTTTTAAAAACGCGGCTCACTGGCTTATGTATCAAGCCCCTGTGAGCCTTGCCCGGACCATTTCCACATTTCTTATTGTGCGGGAAGACATGCTTGCACAGTAA
- a CDS encoding elongator complex protein 3 translates to MSCLLFKHPEPSRPKTRIWPVFMPFMGCPSRCVYCSQERQTGTGAKGLNKIYQAITEDIPAFFSNSNRKPLELAFFGGTFTALPMEWQLRFLSAVKKHKENGFITKIRCSTRPDFIEFDNLTKLAESGMDMIELGIQSFSAHTLKRSGRNYSPETARKACETVKKAGLSLGIQLLPGLPGSAKSEFQNDIDRTISIEPDAVRIYPCLTVKGTALEKLYNADRYKPWSLTRTEEELSFALLRLWNKKIHVIRLGVASEDGFQDNIVAGPVHPALGQLVRSKALYLFIRSRLPLLNSEVKQVVVPSKYSGEFWGHKGTLKPLYSRLNITPGNVRFSKGRQFELHY, encoded by the coding sequence ATGAGCTGTCTCCTCTTCAAACACCCTGAACCTAGCCGCCCGAAAACCCGTATCTGGCCTGTCTTTATGCCCTTTATGGGTTGCCCGTCACGCTGCGTATACTGTTCACAAGAAAGACAAACTGGTACAGGCGCTAAGGGATTAAACAAAATATATCAAGCTATTACCGAAGATATACCCGCTTTTTTTTCAAATTCAAACCGAAAACCTCTTGAATTGGCTTTTTTTGGTGGCACATTTACAGCTCTTCCAATGGAATGGCAGCTACGCTTTTTAAGCGCTGTTAAAAAACATAAAGAAAATGGTTTCATCACAAAAATAAGATGCTCCACCAGACCGGACTTCATCGAATTTGATAATTTAACGAAGTTGGCAGAATCCGGAATGGATATGATCGAACTGGGCATTCAAAGTTTTTCAGCACACACTTTAAAAAGATCGGGACGCAACTACTCTCCTGAAACAGCTCGTAAAGCCTGTGAAACAGTCAAAAAAGCAGGTCTTTCTCTGGGCATTCAGCTTTTACCGGGTTTGCCGGGTTCAGCAAAAAGTGAATTTCAAAACGATATCGACAGAACAATTTCCATAGAACCGGATGCTGTAAGAATTTATCCATGTCTCACCGTAAAAGGGACTGCGCTCGAAAAACTTTATAATGCAGACAGATATAAACCTTGGAGCTTGACGAGAACAGAAGAAGAGCTTTCCTTTGCACTGCTAAGGCTTTGGAACAAAAAAATTCACGTTATCAGGCTTGGCGTTGCCTCCGAAGATGGATTTCAAGATAACATTGTAGCAGGCCCTGTACATCCGGCACTCGGACAACTCGTACGCTCGAAGGCCCTATACCTATTCATTCGCTCACGCTTGCCGTTATTAAATTCAGAAGTTAAACAGGTTGTTGTTCCATCTAAATACTCCGGTGAATTCTGGGGACACAAAGGAACACTTAAACCCCTCTACTCACGCCTCAACATTACCCCCGGCAATGTTCGTTTCAGCAAGGGACGACAGTTTGAACTGCATTACTAA
- a CDS encoding cyclic nucleotide-binding domain-containing protein has translation MTDSWKLIPIFNDLKDEELFHVQNIFRKISVRSGTNIISEGEEGHEMFILVDGKVKISKAMLMKGMSVPLLEMENPRKVLASLDDSTFPVFGEIALIDNDHRSATVTVVEDSDFLITDREKFFALIEKHPATGNKLLLTIGKRLAATVRKNNGELVKLTTALALALSRTR, from the coding sequence ATGACTGATTCATGGAAATTAATACCGATATTCAATGATCTTAAAGATGAAGAACTTTTTCACGTTCAAAATATTTTTAGAAAAATATCAGTCAGATCCGGCACGAATATCATATCTGAAGGCGAGGAAGGACATGAAATGTTCATTCTGGTCGATGGAAAAGTTAAAATTTCAAAAGCCATGCTTATGAAAGGTATGAGTGTCCCATTGTTAGAAATGGAAAATCCACGCAAAGTTCTTGCCAGTCTTGATGATTCAACTTTTCCTGTTTTTGGTGAGATTGCACTTATTGATAACGACCATCGTTCCGCAACTGTTACGGTTGTTGAAGACTCTGATTTTTTGATTACAGATAGAGAAAAATTTTTCGCGTTGATTGAAAAACACCCTGCCACAGGTAATAAACTTCTTTTGACCATAGGAAAGCGGCTGGCGGCAACGGTCCGTAAAAATAATGGCGAACTTGTAAAATTGACGACCGCGCTGGCCCTTGCTTTATCCCGCACTCGTTAA
- a CDS encoding potassium channel family protein, with protein sequence MNFIEWLKTGFGKLVLATAGLLLLSTFGFYWLELKESANANFSNAFWWSIVTLTTVGYGDLVPATVPGRILGALVMLSGIGLVTSLTGNMASMLVEQKAKKRKGLLTVKISDHVIILGWNDYAFGLVESLLKQTALKNFNLVIVCDLLEQQRDEIAFKLDLGDKLHFVHGSICQASVIARANPEFAKTIYVLCQDNIESKEADQQAIYAVLALRTMSPKVPIYAEIAKYENREHLRRAGANEILHRGEISARMMGMMGINSSMLSFFRNLLGIGNSGRLLFRPCTSDDKRKNWGELSSILRTTDGALPVAACKLGKNLSLQDVMDESSALDQFIIELFENSGQDTSLGLQGPEVKMNPADSEPMAQYDALLVISAAGDFDHD encoded by the coding sequence ATGAATTTTATTGAATGGCTGAAAACAGGGTTTGGAAAACTGGTGCTGGCTACAGCCGGATTGCTGTTGCTCAGCACCTTCGGATTCTACTGGCTTGAGCTTAAAGAAAGTGCAAATGCAAATTTTTCCAATGCGTTCTGGTGGTCGATCGTAACCCTCACAACTGTAGGTTATGGAGATCTAGTTCCTGCAACTGTACCGGGCAGAATTCTGGGCGCATTGGTGATGCTGTCAGGCATCGGGCTGGTCACGTCGCTAACCGGTAATATGGCTTCCATGCTGGTTGAGCAGAAAGCTAAAAAACGTAAGGGGCTTTTAACTGTGAAAATCAGCGATCACGTTATTATACTGGGCTGGAATGATTATGCTTTCGGGCTGGTTGAATCACTGCTAAAGCAAACCGCGCTGAAAAATTTCAACCTTGTCATTGTTTGCGATCTGCTTGAACAGCAAAGAGACGAGATCGCTTTTAAGCTTGATCTTGGCGACAAACTGCACTTTGTGCACGGCTCCATATGCCAGGCAAGTGTTATTGCCAGAGCAAATCCTGAATTTGCAAAAACTATCTATGTTCTCTGTCAGGATAATATTGAAAGCAAAGAGGCTGACCAGCAAGCTATTTACGCAGTACTGGCTCTTCGAACAATGTCGCCGAAAGTCCCGATTTACGCTGAAATCGCCAAATATGAAAACCGGGAACACCTCCGCAGGGCCGGCGCAAATGAAATTCTGCACAGAGGTGAAATTTCTGCCCGCATGATGGGCATGATGGGAATTAACTCCTCAATGCTCTCTTTCTTCCGCAACCTTCTGGGAATCGGAAACTCAGGAAGATTACTTTTTAGACCCTGCACTTCTGATGATAAACGCAAAAACTGGGGAGAACTCAGCTCCATCCTCCGGACAACTGACGGAGCCCTTCCTGTTGCAGCTTGCAAACTTGGTAAAAATCTTTCGCTGCAAGACGTTATGGATGAAAGTTCAGCTCTCGATCAATTCATAATAGAACTCTTTGAAAACTCTGGGCAGGATACATCACTGGGCTTGCAAGGGCCTGAAGTAAAAATGAACCCTGCTGACAGCGAACCGATGGCCCAGTATGACGCTCTTCTGGTTATCAGCGCGGCAGGAGATTTTGATCATGACTGA
- a CDS encoding septal ring lytic transglycosylase RlpA family protein, translating to MKKLIVCFCSLLLLFAAGCGKKVIHSSRPLAQPKIVHRDTPNTVKPILKTDPYTIDGRTYVPYLTSKGYKAEGLASWYGDDFHGRTTANGETYDMYAMTAAHRTLPMGSMVEVTEHETGNKVVVRINDRGPFADPDMRIIDLSYTAASKLGIANKGITRVDLRTINDVNVEPVAASEIVAVTAAPETIAVIEETVRAEPEIEEILVSETATNETQYFIQVGSFTERARAESILEGLRRNGYNESRMVEVSVNGATYMRVQAGHFETLLAAEEALNSLGSEFTDIFIVTE from the coding sequence ATGAAAAAATTAATAGTCTGCTTTTGCTCGTTGCTACTTCTATTTGCAGCAGGTTGCGGTAAAAAAGTCATCCACTCTTCAAGGCCGCTCGCGCAGCCTAAAATTGTGCACAGGGATACTCCAAACACTGTAAAACCGATTTTAAAAACCGATCCTTATACAATAGACGGACGAACCTACGTGCCGTACCTCACCTCTAAAGGGTACAAGGCAGAAGGCCTTGCCTCGTGGTATGGTGATGACTTTCATGGCCGGACCACAGCCAACGGTGAAACATACGATATGTATGCAATGACCGCAGCACACAGAACCCTTCCTATGGGCAGCATGGTGGAAGTTACTGAACATGAAACCGGCAATAAAGTTGTTGTACGCATCAATGACCGCGGCCCCTTTGCTGACCCGGACATGAGAATTATAGATCTGTCCTATACGGCAGCATCAAAACTGGGCATTGCCAACAAAGGGATTACCCGCGTTGACCTTCGCACCATCAATGATGTTAATGTTGAACCAGTGGCGGCTTCTGAAATTGTAGCCGTAACCGCGGCTCCTGAAACAATCGCCGTGATAGAAGAAACCGTTCGAGCCGAACCGGAAATAGAAGAAATTTTAGTTTCAGAAACCGCAACGAACGAAACGCAATACTTCATTCAAGTAGGTTCTTTTACTGAACGCGCACGCGCTGAATCAATCTTGGAAGGACTGCGCAGGAATGGCTACAATGAATCAAGAATGGTGGAAGTAAGTGTGAACGGAGCAACATATATGAGGGTTCAAGCCGGGCACTTTGAGACACTGCTCGCAGCAGAAGAAGCTCTGAATTCTCTCGGATCTGAATTCACAGACATATTCATTGTAACGGAATAG